The genomic window GGCAAGCAGGGAAGCCCACACTGACTGGGTGGCAGGGTCTCCATCTTCTGGGAGGTTCCTCGATGAAGGGACAAATGACTCTCCACCgcacccaccccccactgccaTTGGCTAAGCTGAATTGTTGAAAGTCAAGCCAGGTCTTGGCTAATGCTCGGGCCATAATGACCTCGGTTCGGGTCCCGGCACCATGTCTTACTAGCAGTGGCACTATGGACGAGTTATTTCACCTCCCTGAGTCTCAGGTTACTCAGACATAAAGCAGAGAAGGCCTCCGGTAAGCACCGAGGACCAAATGTGCTTGGCACTAatctttcttctgttctgtgCTTGACTAgagcgggggtgggtgggtttCCTATGGTCGGTTAGAATCAATGCGTTCATTGCTTAAAGGGTAATTTGCAAATGGCCTCCTGTCCGGAGGGATGTCCAAAAGAGGGGATAAATTGGGACCGTAATGGTTGGTGTCGTTTTCACACTTCTCTTGCAGGCTTGTGTTCAATTCATGAACAGGCTGGCTCTTATTTAGTCTctccagaaaaacaaagtatttgtCTTGAGTGTGTCCTAAGATGAGCAAAATGAgattagaaacaaaaacacacagcaaTGGGGATCCACTCCCTGGAAGCTGGTATGAATTGGTAGCCTGGGTCTGCTGGTCAGCAAACTGTcaggaagcttccagaagaaCCTGTGCTCATGGCCTCCCTCGGGGGGTTACATATGCACCCATTATACATCCCGGGCCATGCACATGACTCGCACTGCATAGAACCCAGACACCCCCATTCACAAACACGCAGACGACTTGACTTGCTCTTGTCCCCACATCCCACTCTTCTtaggggagcaggaagggacGTCTTTGAACGCTGTTTTCAACATTTAAGTTGCCCACACATAGCCCTACCTCCCAGAGTACACACTCATCCTCAGATGGCTGGACTGTCCTGCAGTGTCTAAAGCTCAGGCGGTTTCCCTCGACCTCATGCCAGAAAAATGACAGTAGCAAGGCCTCCTTTGTGCCCACCAGAACATGGTCTTCATggaggatcccaggatcccattTTGTCCAGATCCAAGAACAGAGCAGGGGgtaagggaaaaaagacaaggagATGGCAGGCCTACTTTTCAACTTTTCATTTTGCCACCCACTGGCTGTGTGGTCCTGGGTAAGTCACCTTTCCCCTCTGAGCCTCTCTGCCCCGTTAGCAGAATGAGGGAGTTGAACTTGCCATTTCAGGGTTGTCATGTGCCAACAGGCTAATTAATTAGAAGTGGTTGTTGAGAAGGAGTTCAAAGTCATGCCCAGGCTCAGGAGGGGAGAGTGCTGAGAGACACAGCTCTCAGCCGTGGTCACCAATCGTCATCCTGGACAATTTGAAAATTTCAACCCGGTCATTCTATGATTCTAATGCTCATCTGTGAAACTGGCAGGTACTTGGTTGGCCAAATCTGCCAACAGTCAGATTTTGCTAAGTCCACGtaatattgttaaatgtttaaataggttcccaaaattttaactatggaaattttacataaaagatATTCACAGACATCCGTAGGCTGGATGGGAGTTGTAGCCGCCCCTTTGCGCAGGGGACAGGCACCACCTTTCATAATTCCTTCGCTCATCTGTCATCGGCCAGGCCCTGGGAAGCTTGAGAACCCTGTCCTAAGCCTGCCGTTCtcctttccttgttcttttccactccccctcccccaccaacacacacttGCCTTCATTGGGGGCATTCTTGTCCCACACGGACCACATCTGGACGCTGAAGAAGGGTGCCCAGCAGGCGATGTACGCCAGCACGATGACAAAAGTCATTTTCACGGTTTGGATCTTGGCCCTGGAGATGGTGTTGATGCTGCTGACTCGGGATGGCAGCCCCCGTGTGGCCACAGCTGGGCCAGAAGGTGAGGTCCTGTCCCACGtcctccagccccttccttccaccttccGGGCCTGTGTCTTGACTTTGAGGTTCTTACAGATCTCACGGTAGATGAGGCTGTAGCAGGCCGTGAGCATGGCCACGGGCAGGACAAAGATGGCCAGGGTAGTCCAGGTGATGTAGACGCGAGGCCCCCAAGGGACGTGGAAGTGCGCCCAGCAGTCCAGCACCCCAGTGCCCTGGATCACCTCTTGCAGAGAAAAGATGAAGACTTGAGGCAGGCTCAGGACGGCAGCCAGCAGCCAAGGGGCGGTGATGAACGGGTAGGCGGACTGGCTGGGCTGCTGGAGGCTGCGCAGCGGGTGACAAACTGCCAGGTAGCGGTCCAGCGTCATGGCCAGCAGCATGTAGGTGGAGGCAAACATGCTGAGCACCTGCAGGTACTTGACGGCCCGGCAGAGGAGGTCGGGGCCCTGGAAGCGGTAGGTGATGTCCCACAGCAGCTGGGGCAGCACCTGGAAGAGCGCCACGCCCAGGTCGGTCAGGGCCAGGTGCAGAACAAACAGGTGCATGCGGGAGCGCTTGCGGCTTCTCTGTCCCAGGGTCAGCAGCACAGTCAGATTGCCCCCTGTCGCCAGCACCAGGACAGTGGCCAggactccaatctctgccttggCCAGCTCCTCATCCCGGCCCAGCCAGGGTGTGGTGGCATTGGGGGCAGACAAGGTGCCCTGGGGAGTGGGGTTGGCAGCCCAGGCAGGCCCAGAATCCATGGCTGACTTtgctgggagggatggggaagggggagagagaggggtggacAGTGTGGGGGCAAGTGGAGGGGTTTGATGGGTGAAAtggagtgggaaggggaaggtTTCCTTTGGCGAGAAAGCAGAAGGGGGAATAACAGGGAGAAGGTGAAAATAAGGAGAAatagagacagggagggagaaagagataaggaaggagaaGATGCTGATCACACAATGGGGGGAAGCTTAGGAGCAAAGGGCAAGAGGGCTCAGGGAGGGTGACAGGCTGTCAGGAAATGAGGCTGTGCAGTGTGGgacttggggaagggaaggagctgCCACCACTTCCCAATCCACCCCAAATTCACTTTCTCCCAACTTTTCTGGAAGCGGAAAGTGAATATCCCTAAGCCTGCTTGGAGGCGAGGTCGGGTCCAGCGGCGCCGCCCACTGGACTGCAAGCCCCAGGGAAAACCTTGCCTAGTCGGGCACCCTGACCGGTGGGGAAGGGAGCGCAGCGGCTGGAGCCAAGCGGATTTTATGCTCTTGCAGCGGGAGCCCAGCGGCCCCTCCGCGCTGGTTGGCTCCTGCAGAGGAGGGCGGAGTGAGGATCCAGGGCGCTCAGCCGGTAGGAGGACCgagaggctgggaagaggggcgggggctggggctaTAGAAGGGACAGCGAGGCAGCGGAGCAGCggcagagtgagagaagcagaagacAAGCGCTCACAGGCCTGCCAGACCCCCGGCCCTCAGAGATGACTTCATCTTTGCTTGTATCCCGGAGCCCCTTGGACAGGTGCACACGCAGCGAatggcgcggggggggggggggggtcactccCGGAGGCGGGGCCCTAAGGCTGGCCGCGCTGTTGGGGGtgtcccctgccccaggcttCCTGTTAGCTCACGAAGGGTCCAGAATCTGCAGGGATGGCCGTGTGGGCAAGTTGGCGTCCCTAGACGGAGCCCTCAAGCCCTTGGCCGGAGGTCTGACCGCAGCCACTGGTGGGAAACTTGGAGCCAtaaggcaggaagaaaaagggaggacGCGTGTGGAGAGGGAGCCGTGGTGGGGATAGGACAGAGGCGCGGGGTGAAGGGGCTGGACCTGGAGGCCTGGGGCGCTGGGTGGGAGCAGCCCACGGGAGGAATTCCTGTGTGTGTCCCCAGAAGCCTTAACCCACGGCCTCCCTACAGTGTTTCATGGGCAAAATCACAAACGCAGTTAACCACCCtgagggggaagaaaacaggcCAAGAGGAGTGGTGGGACTTGCCCTAGAAGGTCACAGAACCAGAAGATCGCAGAGGCAGGACTAACCCGAGCCCTGTGCATTTCCCGGAGTGGACCTAACGCCCAGTATATGAGAGGCACTGGTGTCCAGGGACAAATACACGAGGTGGATTATTGGGATTCTCTCTGGAACAGATTCCAAGTTCTTTGGGAGTGACAACAGCGTAGTCTGCCACCCTCCAAGAGCACGGGGTCCATCCTTGGTCAGAGGTCCTCTTGTCCCTCCCTTGAATCAAACCAGATGCCCCACCCATCTGGTTTGATTAACCCACGCAGTTAgcatcacctcttttttttttttttaaaattttatttatttatttgacagacagagatcacaagtaggcagagaggcaggcagagagagagaggaggaagcagggtccccgctgagcagagagcccgatgtggggctcgatcccaggaccctgagatcatgacctgagccgaaggcagaggcttcaacccactgagccacccaggcgccccttagcatCACCTCTTAAAGAGCCCCCTCCTAGACACCTACAAACTCACCTCCACTTCGCCCCACTGCCATTGCTCAAACACCATCTCTACCCAAAATACTGTAGGGTTCTCTTGTGGACTTCAGCTCAGGATCCACCTTCTCCAGGATTCTGCTCTCTATGAATGATAATTTTAAGTCTCTCCACTGGTTTGTTTCTGTCTGCAGACAAACAAGCTCTAGTgttgttcattaaaaaaacaagtcataaggtgcctgggtggctcagttggttaagcgactgccttcagctcaggtcatgatcccagagtcctgggatcgagtcccgcattaggatccctgctccatggggagtctgctccctctgaccttctcccctctcatgctctctctcactgtctctctctcaaataaataaataaaatcttcaaaaaaaacaacaacaaaaaaaaacaagtcataaCCCTCCTCAGACGTTATACCCCCACCCCTCGCTATAACCATCTTTCCCCTTCACAGCAAAATTTCTATAGAGGGCTGCCTAGTTGGTCTCCATTTTCTTGTTCCCATTTATTCCTTGATATATGCATTgatgttacatatatttacacgtttttaaaacattatgtattatataagtgataccatactAGAAATACCACTCTAGAACACACTTTAAATTCTAGTTGATTTTTGAGATCTGTCCATGATCATACGTAGGATAGATCTAGTTCATTCGGCTTAATTACTGCATGGTATTCAAGCATGTGaacttaacacattttatttatcccgAACcctatttttattactgagtttcattccagctctttttttttctattttttttttaaatgctacaaCGAATATTCTTATGTATGCCTCATTGTATCCATGTATGAGAATTTTCTGGGGTGTACTTCCAGAAGTATATGCTGGCTATTGGTAGTCTTGGGTCATACAATGTATGAATTTTCAATTAGGTGAGATATATCCTAACTTTTATCTCTAAATTCATTGTATTGATTTATTCTCCCACTGGCTGCACACAGCTTTCCTGACAGCCTCACAGTCAGACTTCACTTTCACGAATCTGATTGGTGTGAAACAGAatctcattttgcttttattttttctccgaTTCCTGATTATTGGGGtgtttttccatatatttatttgcagtttgggtttcctcttctgtggatTGTTCTTATTCTCTGCATCATTTTTGACCAGGACATTTTTCATACTTATGTGTAGGACTTTTTACACATTCTGATATGAACTCTTATGTATTCTGATAAGtcacagatattttcttctatttgccatttatcttttaactttgtttatgGGGTCATTTGTGACCCagaaaatttagattttaatgtCATCAATACTTTCTTTAATCATTCCTGCTTTACTGGTTTGTGTTCCCTATCTTGAGAACAGAGATATGCCCTCTATATTTCTTTC from Lutra lutra chromosome 15, mLutLut1.2, whole genome shotgun sequence includes these protein-coding regions:
- the AVPR1B gene encoding vasopressin V1b receptor; translation: MDSGPAWAANPTPQGTLSAPNATTPWLGRDEELAKAEIGVLATVLVLATGGNLTVLLTLGQRSRKRSRMHLFVLHLALTDLGVALFQVLPQLLWDITYRFQGPDLLCRAVKYLQVLSMFASTYMLLAMTLDRYLAVCHPLRSLQQPSQSAYPFITAPWLLAAVLSLPQVFIFSLQEVIQGTGVLDCWAHFHVPWGPRVYITWTTLAIFVLPVAMLTACYSLIYREICKNLKVKTQARKVEGRGWRTWDRTSPSGPAVATRGLPSRVSSINTISRAKIQTVKMTFVIVLAYIACWAPFFSVQMWSVWDKNAPNEDSTNVAFTISMLLGNLSSCCNPWVYMGFNSHLWPHPLHRLACCGGPRPRPCPQLSSDSPSGCHTTLLTCSSGLPTLTLSPRLCGGPGSEGSRKGSVQEHGKASPETIAF